The Candidatus Methylacidithermus pantelleriae genome contains a region encoding:
- a CDS encoding aminoglycoside phosphotransferase family protein, translating to MELPEKLLQETIRRFPHFPWKTPAVYPLEKGGSDRSFYRISINERQSLVLISYQKTRQENEHYAPLATFLRSLGIRVPRIYAHQPDQGILWMEDLGDLDLCACRSLPWPRKSALYRQALQEIFLLHTHKNPQLPDLPLAPPFTRALYLWEQSYFFENCLGRFFGHKPQTLQKLAQHPRLHAIADKLGALPRCLVHRDFQSRNILVRRGRTYLIDFQGLRWGLASYDLASLLFDPYVALLPKERSELKAYYEALWEVQGQSLPEDLESLFDWVALQRLMQALGAFGYLGLVRGKKEFLAYIPVGIQLLVEVLERIEGLETLLSLVKECCHKLPSPHSPAARPPSRSCPLLTQRDP from the coding sequence ATGGAACTACCCGAAAAGCTTTTGCAAGAAACCATTCGCCGGTTCCCTCATTTCCCTTGGAAGACACCCGCCGTGTATCCATTGGAAAAGGGAGGTTCAGACCGGAGTTTCTACCGGATCTCCATTAACGAGAGACAATCGCTTGTGCTTATTTCCTACCAAAAGACCCGCCAGGAAAATGAGCACTACGCACCCCTAGCCACGTTTTTACGGTCGCTGGGGATTCGTGTTCCTCGAATCTACGCCCACCAGCCCGACCAGGGGATCCTCTGGATGGAAGACTTGGGGGATCTTGACCTTTGCGCCTGTCGTAGCCTTCCTTGGCCTCGAAAGTCTGCCCTGTACCGGCAAGCCCTCCAGGAAATCTTTCTTTTGCATACTCACAAAAACCCCCAGCTGCCCGATCTTCCCCTCGCACCCCCGTTTACCCGCGCGTTATATCTCTGGGAACAATCGTACTTTTTCGAAAATTGTTTGGGACGTTTTTTTGGTCACAAACCGCAAACCCTGCAAAAACTGGCTCAACATCCTCGCCTGCACGCCATTGCCGATAAGCTTGGTGCTCTTCCCCGTTGCTTGGTTCATCGTGATTTTCAGTCACGCAACATTTTGGTGCGCAGGGGCCGCACGTATCTGATCGATTTCCAGGGACTGCGCTGGGGACTTGCCTCCTATGACCTAGCATCCCTCCTTTTTGATCCCTACGTGGCCCTCCTGCCAAAAGAACGCAGCGAATTAAAAGCCTATTACGAAGCCCTGTGGGAAGTCCAAGGTCAAAGTCTTCCCGAAGACCTGGAATCGCTCTTCGATTGGGTCGCTCTCCAGAGGCTTATGCAGGCTCTTGGCGCATTTGGTTATCTGGGATTGGTCAGGGGCAAGAAAGAGTTTCTCGCGTACATCCCGGTCGGCATCCAACTTTTGGTGGAGGTCCTCGAAAGGATCGAAGGTCTTGAAACTCTCCTTTCTCTGGTCAAAGAGTGCTGCCACAAGCTCCCGTCACCCCACTCCCCAGCTGCTCGGCCACCATCTCGCTCATGCCCCCTCCTAACACAGAGGGATCCTTGA
- a CDS encoding polysaccharide deacetylase family protein, producing MEKREISRREFLQQVLLFGLAATPWAQLGKVWAQASRPSDPQVIPTIAGQPVTHVTHGPGFGRKLALTFDDGPWPGITDRILAELATHEIPATFFMLGERVEAAPELARKVLAEGHEIGNHTFSHPKLSSLSLERVEREIGRCNEALAQHLNYRPRWFRPPYGALRKDQVSLVTSQGMGIVYWSVDTRDWSQPGVQAIQNVVLKDSVPGSIVLMHDLHRQTAEALPKILEGLVARGFEFATISGLVGSPTGAHPSPMNS from the coding sequence ATGGAAAAGAGAGAAATTTCGCGGCGAGAATTTCTCCAGCAAGTCCTTCTTTTCGGTCTTGCAGCAACTCCCTGGGCTCAACTGGGTAAAGTATGGGCTCAAGCATCCCGTCCTTCCGATCCCCAAGTAATTCCCACGATTGCCGGGCAACCGGTTACCCATGTGACGCATGGACCGGGCTTTGGCCGGAAACTCGCGTTGACTTTTGACGATGGTCCCTGGCCAGGAATCACCGACCGGATTTTGGCCGAACTAGCCACACACGAGATTCCTGCGACTTTCTTCATGTTGGGGGAACGGGTGGAAGCCGCTCCCGAACTGGCTCGGAAAGTTCTCGCTGAAGGTCATGAAATCGGAAATCACACCTTTTCGCACCCCAAGCTTTCCTCCCTCTCTCTTGAAAGGGTCGAAAGGGAGATCGGGCGTTGTAACGAGGCCTTGGCCCAGCATCTTAACTACCGGCCACGGTGGTTTCGCCCGCCGTACGGAGCTTTGCGGAAGGATCAAGTCTCCCTCGTCACCTCACAAGGGATGGGAATTGTGTACTGGAGTGTGGATACACGTGATTGGTCCCAACCCGGTGTCCAAGCGATCCAAAACGTGGTATTGAAAGACTCGGTTCCAGGATCCATTGTCCTCATGCACGATTTGCACCGGCAAACGGCCGAAGCGCTTCCAAAAATTCTGGAAGGTCTGGTGGCGCGGGGGTTTGAGTTTGCCACGATTTCTGGCTTGGTAGGCTCTCCTACCGGAGCCCATCCCTCGCCCATGAATTCCTAG
- a CDS encoding sugar phosphate nucleotidyltransferase gives MNLSYGLSERAFVLAAGRGLRLRPLTEDRPKPLIPVAHRPLISYVFDRLVELGIQEFVVNTHHVPEAFQRVFPEAKYQGRPIHWEHEPLLLDTGGGIRNVSHWFGRKSFLISNGDIFTDLPIGLAVKRHLETDHLATLVLRSHGPALHVAFDPTTQTIVDIRHTLGRSGTKDFLYTGIAVISPEFVSWIPPKGPVSLVDVLLEVIRAGRPVGGIVLDQGVWFDLGTREAYLAVHRQLRNLPGWMGAVEPVHPTAHVHPSALILGDSFVGPGAKVGEGSVLIDSIIWEKGEVAPGSRLVHCIVRDGRLAKGELVNADV, from the coding sequence GTGAATCTTTCCTATGGTCTTTCCGAAAGGGCTTTTGTGCTCGCCGCAGGACGGGGGCTGCGGCTACGCCCTTTAACGGAAGATCGGCCCAAACCCTTGATCCCGGTAGCCCATCGGCCGCTGATTAGCTATGTCTTTGACCGGCTGGTGGAACTGGGGATCCAGGAGTTTGTGGTCAATACCCATCATGTTCCCGAGGCCTTCCAGCGCGTATTCCCCGAAGCAAAGTATCAAGGCCGGCCCATCCATTGGGAACATGAACCACTCCTTCTGGATACGGGAGGTGGGATTCGAAACGTCAGCCACTGGTTTGGCCGCAAGTCATTTCTTATTAGTAACGGAGACATTTTTACGGATCTGCCGATAGGCCTGGCAGTGAAACGGCATTTGGAAACGGATCATCTTGCGACCCTGGTGCTTCGCTCTCACGGTCCGGCTCTCCATGTGGCCTTTGACCCAACCACCCAAACGATTGTCGACATTCGCCATACGCTTGGAAGGAGCGGGACAAAAGATTTTCTCTACACGGGAATTGCCGTCATTTCTCCGGAATTCGTTAGCTGGATTCCGCCCAAGGGTCCGGTTTCTCTCGTCGATGTGCTCCTAGAAGTTATCCGGGCTGGACGTCCCGTTGGAGGAATCGTCCTTGACCAGGGTGTGTGGTTTGACCTCGGAACCCGGGAAGCCTACCTTGCCGTTCACCGCCAGCTGCGGAATTTGCCGGGATGGATGGGCGCCGTGGAACCGGTCCATCCGACGGCTCATGTACACCCAAGCGCCTTGATCTTGGGAGATTCCTTTGTGGGTCCGGGTGCTAAGGTAGGGGAAGGATCCGTCTTGATCGATTCCATCATCTGGGAAAAAGGGGAAGTCGCCCCCGGCAGCCGGCTCGTTCACTGCATCGTGCGTGACGGCCGGCTTGCCAAGGGGGAGCTTGTCAACGCAGACGTTTAA